The Paraburkholderia agricolaris genome includes the window TCGAGGCCGCGCGGATCGAGTGCGTCCCGCGTGACGATCCACGGCCCCATCGGGCAGGTGCCGTCAATGCTCTTGCCCTTGAACCACTGCTGCCCGTGACGGCGCTGAATGTCGCGCCAGCTCAGGTCGTTCAGCGCGGTGAAGCCGAACACGTGGTCCATTGCGTCTTGCTTCGCGATGTCGCGGCCATCCGCGCCGATCACGACCGCGAGTTCGACTTCCCAGTCGAGTTGCGCCGAGAGTTCGGCGAAGTAAGGAATCGGGGCGTAGGGGCCGCAAACGGTCGTCGGCGCCTTGGTGAAGAAGGTCGGGAACTCCGGCATCTCTTTCACGTGCGGGCGGATCTTCGCTCCCTCGGCGAAATGTTCGAGGTAGTTCCAGCCGACGCAGAAGATGTTCTTGCGCGGGCGAGGGATCGGTGCGAGCAGTTCAAGGCCGGCGAGCGGCAGATCTTCCGCGGCGCGGCGCGCGAGGTCGTCCAGCGCCGCGCGAGCCGGCGCGCCCGCCGCGATTAGCGACACCATGTCGGTGGCGTCGAATGGCAGCGTCACGCCGAGCGCGGTGGCGCTCGCCGCGACGTCGATGACACGCTCGGCGCTGCGCACGAGTCCAATGCGCGCGATGGGGGCCGCGCGGTCACGAAAGCTCAGTAGTTGCATGTATCGGTTCTCGATGGAGGTTATGAGGCAATGTGTATATCATTCAAAGTAGAGTTAAGAATAATATACAAAAAGTGCTTGCGGGCGTTGGTTGTGGTTTTTTTCGGGTAAACACTGGTATAGTCTACGAACTATTTTCGTCTGCGAGCGTGCCGTGCCCTTTTCCCCGTCCAATGAAACCGACACGGAGGTGTCGTCGCAAACCACCGCGAGCGCGATCCACGCCCGGTTGCGGCACGACATCCTGCGCGGTGTACTGAAGCCCGGCGAGCGGCTTCGCGTGCACGACGTCGCGCAGCGCTACGGCGGCGGAACGATTCCCACGCGCGAGGCGTTGAGCCGCCTGTCGGCGGAATTGCTGGTGATTTATCTCGATCAGCGGGGTTTCGCGGTCGCGCCGATCAGCCAGGAGAGTCTCGAAGACCTGACGCGCGCGCGCGTGTGGACCGCCGAAGCGGCCGTGCGGGAAGCGGTGCGTAATGGGGATGCTGCGTGGGAGGAGCGCGTGGTGCTCGCGTATCACCGGCTTTCGAAGGTGCCGCGCTACGAGTCGGAAGATCCACCCGTTTCGAACCCGCTGTTCGATCCGTTGCATCGCGAGTTCCACCTGCAGATCTTTTCCGGCTGTGGATCGCAGTGGATGGTAGATACGTGCATGCGGCTATTCGATCATGCGGAGCGCTACCGGAACCTGTCGCGTCAGGCCGTGGTCATGCCACGCGAGCACGAGCACAAGGAACTCGTCGACGCGGTGCTGGGGCGCAGCGAGGAGGTGGCCGTCGCCTCGATCAGCGACCACTTCCGCCTCACGGCGCGGATCGTGAACGACTTCAGGCGGGGCAATTAGCGAGGATGCTATTGCGCTAGTTGCCCGTCCCGGTGACGAACTACCTGTGGGCTCCGCCGTTCGTGGCATCGGCCGTAACTATGCGGAGATTATTTATTTGCCCAGTTGATCCCGGTAGAACGCGGAGAGCTTTGCCACAGCGGGTACAACGTATTCGGCCTTGTCGTAAAGATCGACATGTGTCGCCCCGTCAATCCAGTGAAGCGCCTTCGGTTCGCCAGCCTGAGCAAACGCATCTTCTGTCATCCACCGGGTATCGGCCTTTGTACCGACGATCATGAGCAATGGTCTGGGCGAGATCATGTGGATAAGATTGAAGCCGTTGAATGCTGCGATTCTGTCGACACTGCTCCAGGACATCATCCTGGTCGAACGAGGATGTGCCGCGCGTGGTGTGCAGTAGTATTGCCAGCCTTCGTAGACGTACTGCCCTGCCTGCCGTGCGTCCGCCTCGGATTCGGGAAAGATGGGAAAACGCTGCATAGCTTCGCCGCATGCTTCCGCAGTGCGCGCCTTGCCAGCGGTGTCCAGCAGCGCCTGAAGCACTTGGGGCTCCTGCTTGCCGTCGCAACCTTCGCGAAAGAATCTGCCAATGTCCACGCCACTGACGGTGGCTACCGCCTTGATTCGGTGATCAGTTGCTGCGGCCGATACTGCGTAGCCACCCAGGGCACAAATGCCAAGTAGTCCGATGCGATTGGAATCGATGCCGTCACGTATACTCAGGAACGAGATGTGGCCAGTGAGAAGGGGCCGTTGCTTGGCCTGGGGTTCAAGCTGAACCCTGACAGAATAGCCGCGTTGCTGCTCGAGGCAGGCATTCAGCCAGGGGATCGCGGCCGCCGGCGCGGCATCGCCGTCCGCCACCTCGATAATGACCTGCTTGATCCTGTCGTTCGTCTTCTTCGGTTGCTGGATCGACCGAAGGATCTTTCCATGTTGGCGGATTCGATTGAGCGGGAAATTTTTTGGCGGCTGATCAGCGGAGAACAAGGGGCGCTGGTGCAGCAACTCGGGTTCGCTGACGGCCATACCATGCAGATCAGCCGGGCGATCAAATGGATTCGGGCCAACTACGCCAGGGCCTTGCGTGTCGAAGAGTTGGCTGAAGTGGCTTGTATGAGCCTCACTTCGTTTCACCGGCACTTCGTGGCAGTAACGTCGCTGAGTCCAATTCAGTTTCAGAAACAGGTTCGCCTGCAGGTGGCGCGAACGCTGTTGCTGTCTTCATCGAGGAACGTAGCCGATATCGGACTCGAAGCAGGTTACGACAGCTCATCGCAGTTCAGCCGGGAATATCGACGGCAGTTCGGCCGCCCACCTCGCGCAGACGGCGACTCCCTAAAAAGATAGCGAGACGTTTGATCGCGGTTGCCTAAGAGGGATGTCTTCAAAGCGGAGTGTATTCAAATAGATCGTCAACCGTTGCGATATTCACATCCTGATCACCTGGAGCCGAACGCGCCCTGAAATGCCTGCCGTGCTTCAGCGTGCGTTTCAAAGCCGATGCCAGGCGCTTGCGGCAGATCGGCATGTCCTGCTATGACTTCCAGATGATCGGCAAGACCACAAAAAGGGCGAAACGCAAACGGCGTAAGTTCAGCGCCGCCTAGGCCCAAGGCTGCAGTGACGTGCAGACTGAAGAGGTGGCCGCCATGTGGCCAGAAAGCCTGGCGTGGCCATCCCCGCGCTCTCGGATGTCGGTTATACGCATCTGCCTTTCCTTTACGCAATCATCTCAACCTGCGCCAGACCGAGATCGGCACATCACCGTTCGGTCGAGGGACGACGCGGTAGGTTAGCTGATCGCCTTTCAGTTCGTAGCTCCGTATTTGCTGCTGTCCCTCCCAATTGGGAAACGACGCATTCTGGATATGGAAAGTCAGGGTGCCGTTATCCTGATCGACACTGACTGTGCCGAAGTGAGTACTGGAGCCCATCACCGCTTCCTTGTAGTCGTCCGGCGTCCCGGCGCCCTTGTCGCCCGAGGCGAAAGGAGGGCGTTCGGCCTTGAAAATCTGCAACGAGTAGCGCCCTTGGGCGTCGATCAGCAGCAGCCCTTTGGGCGCACTGCCGAAGTCGTGCGCACGCGTGCCATCGGGATGTTGAACGTCAGCGGCGACGAGCGTCCACGTGCCCTCCAGCGACGGACCGGCGGCGACCGCGTCATCGGCACTCACCGCACTTGCCAATAACGTGCATACGGGGAAAACGACGCGAAAGAAGCCGCGACTCAGCAGCGAGTGGCTGTTCATGAAGTGTATTTCTCCACTGGATTGTTCCAGAAGCCTGCGCTTGCCGAGGCCTGGTTGTGACACGTAGCGGACGACGGGTCCTTGAAATTCGACATTGATCATAGACGGACGAATATGTAATGAATGCGATAATTCAGGACCGTTGCTTCAGAAAAACTGAGCTATGCCATTGCCCAATCTCGACATGGATGCGTTGCGGACACTGCTGATAAGCCAGCAAGCCGGAAGTTTGAATCGGGCTGCTGAGCGGATAGGCCGCTCGCAATCGGCTGTTAGCCAGCAGATGCGCAAACTTGAAGAACAGGTCGGTCAGCCCCTGTTTCGTCGGCAAGGCAGGGGTCTGGTTCTGACGGAATCCGGCGACCTCGTGCTGTCCTACGCGCGCCGCATTCTGGATCTGAATGACGAAGTCGTCAGGACAGTTCGAGGGGCATCGGTCGCCGGCGTGGTGCGCTTCGGCCTACCCGGGGATTTCGCCGAGACCTGGTTGCCGGCTGCGCTAGGGCAGTTCAAAAGAACTCATCCTGGCGTACGC containing:
- a CDS encoding lipocalin-like domain-containing protein, whose translation is MNSHSLLSRGFFRVVFPVCTLLASAVSADDAVAAGPSLEGTWTLVAADVQHPDGTRAHDFGSAPKGLLLIDAQGRYSLQIFKAERPPFASGDKGAGTPDDYKEAVMGSSTHFGTVSVDQDNGTLTFHIQNASFPNWEGQQQIRSYELKGDQLTYRVVPRPNGDVPISVWRRLR
- a CDS encoding FCD domain-containing protein; the encoded protein is MPFSPSNETDTEVSSQTTASAIHARLRHDILRGVLKPGERLRVHDVAQRYGGGTIPTREALSRLSAELLVIYLDQRGFAVAPISQESLEDLTRARVWTAEAAVREAVRNGDAAWEERVVLAYHRLSKVPRYESEDPPVSNPLFDPLHREFHLQIFSGCGSQWMVDTCMRLFDHAERYRNLSRQAVVMPREHEHKELVDAVLGRSEEVAVASISDHFRLTARIVNDFRRGN
- a CDS encoding fumarylacetoacetate hydrolase family protein encodes the protein MQLLSFRDRAAPIARIGLVRSAERVIDVAASATALGVTLPFDATDMVSLIAAGAPARAALDDLARRAAEDLPLAGLELLAPIPRPRKNIFCVGWNYLEHFAEGAKIRPHVKEMPEFPTFFTKAPTTVCGPYAPIPYFAELSAQLDWEVELAVVIGADGRDIAKQDAMDHVFGFTALNDLSWRDIQRRHGQQWFKGKSIDGTCPMGPWIVTRDALDPRGLDLASRVNGVVKQSSNTSCMYFDIPAIIAELSRGLTLEAGDIIATGTPPGVGHARTPPEFMQPGDVLETEVAGIGVLRNPIGV
- a CDS encoding AraC family transcriptional regulator, whose translation is MASEKGPLLGLGFKLNPDRIAALLLEAGIQPGDRGRRRGIAVRHLDNDLLDPVVRLLRLLDRPKDLSMLADSIEREIFWRLISGEQGALVQQLGFADGHTMQISRAIKWIRANYARALRVEELAEVACMSLTSFHRHFVAVTSLSPIQFQKQVRLQVARTLLLSSSRNVADIGLEAGYDSSSQFSREYRRQFGRPPRADGDSLKR
- a CDS encoding alpha/beta hydrolase; amino-acid sequence: MLQALLDTAGKARTAEACGEAMQRFPIFPESEADARQAGQYVYEGWQYYCTPRAAHPRSTRMMSWSSVDRIAAFNGFNLIHMISPRPLLMIVGTKADTRWMTEDAFAQAGEPKALHWIDGATHVDLYDKAEYVVPAVAKLSAFYRDQLGK